In one Trichosurus vulpecula isolate mTriVul1 chromosome 8, mTriVul1.pri, whole genome shotgun sequence genomic region, the following are encoded:
- the LOC118829889 gene encoding ubiquitin-conjugating enzyme E2 L3-like, producing the protein MATSQRLMKELEENLQVGMKNFHNIQVDEANLLTRQGLIVPNNPPYDKGALRIENNFPAEYPFKPRKTTFKTKIYHPNIDEKGQVCLPVISAKNWKPATKTDQVIQSLIALVNDPQPEHPH; encoded by the coding sequence ATGGCTACCAGCCAAAGGCTGATGAAGGAGCTGGAAGAAAATCTACAGGTTGGGATGAAAAACTTCCATAACATCCAGGTTGATGAAGCTAATTTATTGACTAGGCAAGGACTTATTGTTCCTAACAACCCTCCATATGACAAGGGAGCCCTCAGAATCGAAAACAACTTCCCAGCAGAGTATCCATTCAAACCACGTAAGACCACTTTTAAAACAAAGATTTACCACCCTAACATTGACGAAAAAGGGCAAGTCTGTCTGCCAGTAATTAGTGCTAAAAACTGGAAGCCAGCAACCAAAACTGACCAAGTCATCCAGTCCCTCATAGCACTGGTGAACGACCCCCAGCCTGAGCACCCACATTGA